A section of the Chitinivibrionales bacterium genome encodes:
- a CDS encoding MG2 domain-containing protein, translating to MKRAAALVLLCLIAVSCQKKHGEKGLPPAASVQELINRPLDLNKTVVGKPPAIISVLATIDIIFNEPVVPPHLSGTALDRSPFGFKPEIKGAAKWVSQTELRFTPNKPLGAGVTYEAVLHGKEAFGAQRNVNDFEFSFKTAEQEVVEFSGDFEPDTGGLNTVRYRGYAAFAQPVDINKIRNDLKCETKGRSVKLGIEQDGQDQGRVKITSEQLKRGASGQMLAFSLPGSYTVDKGKWTAEAMLPEINVFKVLAHMDMSDPQAAQSAYGFRFSDPIRTGTDLSGYVKIEPPLPFTVSVEKKFLKLSAKFLIGQEYTVTIAKGFPSSFGTRLAATYTAEIALANLKPELLWLSPGIYLPSDNNFRLQFKSVNVGKVHCRITEIYENNLGFFIQSNLLSEAKAHGRSRFYYDEDEGEGDYYGGYEPNQYNDVDRVGKCILDSELVITTDRNKWIRSEIDLSHVFKGRRNAGFIVNLRFNKNDLTGRCVTDRDDIKEGDLFYAGDNYYNTPAQEGYYYRNGNKSKLLIASDVGLTIKQAADGLHAYAVNVIDAKPEAGLTLGLYTYQNQLVQKQTTDASGHALFSDPSNGYYLRGDHSAGIALIRLDHPNWETSSFDVAGVDEGVKGLNMFIYADRGVHRPGDTVHLAAIVRANRKAPPADQPVTLKVYNPKEQVVYEAMQKCGPNGHVYFAIVTGISDPTGSWRAALTIADQTFTKELKIETVKPNRLKVFIQTPDTLTPGSTEIAGVLESRFLFGMPSAGLRAKMLVDLSPVPLRLAAWDDYTFGHPLAKFQRRAEEMFDQSLDNNGRYSFSYDADDAKNAPELVSAVLRAEVFEKGGGFTSNNKKVLIAPYRSYCGFKSPFASSWGSAQTGQTYQLPIIVTGLNGKPVPGHKLTVKWYVNKGYWWWDYDSRSKPDFRELKTTYKVAEYTLVSSDKPVKQALEVEDEGENFIEITDAVSGHTCGMFFWASSWGAGPAQEKKERVFLQIASDKNLYYTGDRMQVSCETPQKGMVLFTLEQGARILHQEIKQVTPGRTSFTLDITEDMVPNCYAVLSLIQPHSQVKNDVPMRIYGVKPIAVEDFSTRLQLTMSAPAEIKPKDKFDITVTSKSPETATYTIAVVDEGLLDLTGFETPDPWKFFFSKLRLGVVTRDNLEEVLGIIYPDIDKRFSIGGDMEEARKRAGESKVQRFKPVVLFAGPIAIKPGKSVTTRFEMPNYVGSVRIMLIGSAQNSYASVEKTVPVRQPLMILTTVPRVARPGDRFYVPVSVFAMDKSVDTATVSIKVSGPLSLAGPAIAGCRFGQPGETEVSFLVDVLGQIGAGKIVVNATGRGQSASDEVDLPVTCPNPYYIQAIDTVVTKGKSVTMTPKKFGIEPTNRARFSFTRFPDIQIEKRYKDLIHYPYGCIEQTTSSAFPQLFIGSLLDLTSVEKQMVTDNVNAAINKLSSFRIGNGFSYWPLGSWYAGEYADWCTSYAGHFLIEARSAGYHVPDDLFNHWLDNAEREAKTVNSRDHRYQCYRLFLLSLAGRPNQGAMNLVRENYLRELDPLSKKLLAAAYYLAGQKPAAAEVDKFMVTEISTYREMSGTYGSSLRDMAFVAYLDYKMGDMTGAARVLSSVAKSFYPWGWYSTQETSFSLLAISTVYAKSPITGGAVPFTVSVRGGKTEKLVIKAYQTKLDANDLWDKEVSISTESDNPMFVTLFEEGIPIDNRIKTEQKGIELTRNFYDEDGAPITIEQIRQGDGFWVRYRVRSTTHERLTQLALSSLFPSGWEIINNRLEGTELPEWVNNLNATNGTYMDIRDDRVNWFFDLGYNNEANFVVKCNPTFKGVYKLPPITVEPMYSPDYYARIGGAEVSVK from the coding sequence ATGAAACGAGCCGCCGCGCTGGTCCTGCTGTGCCTCATTGCCGTATCGTGCCAGAAGAAACACGGAGAAAAGGGCCTCCCGCCCGCGGCGTCGGTGCAGGAGCTCATCAACCGTCCGCTCGACCTGAACAAAACCGTGGTGGGAAAGCCGCCGGCCATCATTTCGGTGCTCGCGACCATAGACATCATTTTCAACGAACCGGTGGTCCCGCCGCACCTCAGCGGCACGGCGCTTGACCGGTCGCCCTTCGGCTTCAAGCCTGAGATCAAGGGTGCTGCCAAGTGGGTCAGCCAGACCGAGCTGCGCTTCACGCCCAATAAACCGCTGGGCGCCGGCGTTACCTACGAGGCGGTGCTGCACGGCAAGGAGGCGTTCGGCGCGCAGCGCAACGTCAACGATTTCGAGTTCTCCTTCAAGACCGCGGAGCAGGAGGTGGTGGAATTTTCCGGGGATTTCGAGCCGGACACGGGCGGGCTCAACACGGTGCGCTACCGAGGATACGCCGCGTTCGCGCAGCCGGTGGACATAAACAAAATCCGCAATGACCTGAAATGCGAGACAAAAGGCCGCAGCGTGAAACTCGGCATCGAGCAGGACGGACAGGACCAGGGCCGTGTGAAGATCACGTCGGAGCAGCTCAAGCGCGGGGCCTCGGGCCAGATGCTGGCGTTCTCCCTGCCCGGCAGCTACACGGTTGACAAGGGCAAATGGACCGCCGAGGCCATGCTCCCGGAAATCAACGTGTTCAAGGTGCTCGCGCACATGGACATGAGCGACCCGCAGGCGGCGCAGAGCGCGTACGGGTTCCGCTTCAGCGATCCCATCCGCACCGGAACGGACCTTTCGGGTTATGTCAAGATCGAGCCGCCGCTCCCCTTCACGGTGTCGGTGGAGAAGAAATTCCTCAAGCTTTCGGCAAAGTTCCTGATCGGCCAGGAATACACGGTCACCATTGCCAAGGGGTTTCCCAGTTCCTTCGGCACCAGGCTCGCCGCCACCTACACCGCGGAAATCGCGCTTGCAAACCTCAAGCCCGAACTGCTGTGGCTGTCCCCGGGCATTTACCTGCCGTCGGACAACAACTTCAGGCTGCAGTTCAAATCGGTCAACGTGGGAAAGGTGCACTGCAGGATCACCGAGATTTATGAAAATAACCTGGGCTTCTTTATCCAGAGCAACCTGCTGAGCGAGGCAAAGGCCCACGGCCGTTCCCGCTTTTACTACGACGAGGACGAGGGCGAGGGCGACTATTACGGCGGGTACGAGCCCAACCAGTACAATGACGTTGACAGAGTGGGAAAATGCATCCTCGACAGCGAGCTCGTGATCACCACCGACCGCAACAAGTGGATCCGCAGCGAGATCGACCTCTCGCACGTGTTCAAGGGCAGGCGCAACGCCGGGTTCATCGTGAACCTCAGATTCAACAAGAACGACCTTACCGGCCGATGCGTCACCGACCGCGACGACATCAAGGAAGGCGACCTGTTCTACGCGGGCGACAATTACTACAACACGCCGGCGCAGGAGGGCTACTATTACCGCAACGGCAACAAGAGCAAGCTGCTCATCGCCTCGGACGTGGGGCTCACCATCAAGCAGGCGGCCGACGGCCTGCACGCCTACGCGGTCAACGTGATCGACGCGAAACCCGAGGCCGGGCTAACGCTTGGGCTTTACACGTACCAGAACCAGCTTGTCCAGAAGCAGACCACCGACGCGAGCGGCCACGCATTGTTCAGCGACCCGTCGAACGGCTATTATCTGCGCGGCGACCACAGCGCCGGCATCGCCCTGATCCGACTCGACCACCCGAACTGGGAAACCTCGTCGTTCGACGTGGCCGGTGTTGACGAAGGGGTAAAAGGCCTCAACATGTTCATCTACGCCGACCGCGGCGTGCACCGTCCCGGCGACACCGTCCACCTCGCCGCCATCGTGCGCGCCAACCGCAAGGCGCCGCCGGCGGACCAGCCCGTGACGCTCAAGGTGTACAATCCCAAGGAACAGGTGGTGTACGAGGCGATGCAGAAATGCGGGCCCAACGGCCACGTGTATTTCGCGATCGTCACCGGCATCTCGGACCCCACCGGCTCGTGGCGCGCGGCGCTGACCATCGCCGACCAGACATTTACAAAAGAGCTTAAAATAGAAACCGTGAAGCCCAACCGGCTCAAGGTGTTCATCCAGACGCCCGACACGCTCACGCCGGGCAGCACCGAGATAGCGGGCGTGCTCGAATCCCGGTTTTTGTTCGGCATGCCCTCGGCGGGCCTGCGCGCGAAGATGCTCGTGGACCTTTCACCCGTGCCGCTGCGGCTTGCGGCCTGGGACGACTACACCTTCGGCCATCCCCTGGCCAAGTTCCAGCGCCGCGCGGAAGAGATGTTCGACCAGAGCCTTGACAATAACGGAAGATACAGTTTCTCCTACGACGCCGACGACGCGAAAAACGCGCCCGAGCTCGTGAGCGCGGTCCTGCGCGCCGAGGTTTTTGAAAAAGGCGGCGGGTTCACTTCCAATAATAAAAAAGTGCTCATCGCGCCGTACCGCTCGTACTGCGGGTTCAAGAGCCCGTTCGCGTCGTCATGGGGAAGCGCGCAGACCGGCCAGACCTACCAGCTGCCGATCATCGTGACCGGCCTGAACGGCAAGCCCGTTCCCGGCCACAAGCTCACCGTGAAATGGTACGTCAATAAAGGCTACTGGTGGTGGGACTACGATTCGCGCTCCAAGCCCGACTTCAGGGAGCTCAAGACCACGTACAAGGTCGCCGAATACACCCTGGTGTCATCCGACAAGCCCGTGAAACAGGCGCTCGAGGTGGAGGACGAGGGCGAGAACTTCATCGAGATCACCGACGCCGTGTCGGGGCACACCTGCGGCATGTTCTTCTGGGCGTCGTCGTGGGGCGCGGGCCCGGCGCAGGAAAAGAAGGAGCGGGTGTTTCTGCAGATCGCATCCGACAAGAACCTCTATTACACCGGCGACCGGATGCAGGTCTCCTGCGAAACGCCGCAGAAGGGCATGGTGCTGTTCACGCTCGAGCAGGGCGCACGGATCCTGCACCAGGAGATCAAGCAGGTGACGCCGGGCCGCACCAGCTTCACGCTCGACATCACCGAGGACATGGTGCCCAATTGCTATGCCGTGCTTTCGCTCATCCAGCCGCACAGCCAGGTGAAGAACGACGTGCCCATGCGCATCTACGGCGTGAAGCCCATCGCGGTGGAGGATTTCTCGACGCGGCTGCAACTTACGATGAGCGCGCCGGCCGAGATCAAGCCCAAGGACAAGTTCGACATTACCGTGACGTCCAAGTCGCCCGAGACCGCGACCTACACCATAGCCGTGGTCGACGAGGGCCTGCTCGACCTCACCGGGTTCGAGACGCCCGACCCGTGGAAGTTCTTCTTCAGCAAGCTGCGGCTCGGCGTGGTCACGCGCGACAACCTCGAGGAGGTGCTCGGCATCATCTACCCCGACATTGACAAACGGTTTTCCATCGGCGGCGACATGGAGGAGGCGCGCAAGCGCGCGGGCGAATCCAAGGTGCAGCGCTTCAAGCCCGTGGTGCTCTTTGCCGGGCCGATCGCCATTAAGCCGGGAAAGAGCGTCACCACCCGGTTTGAGATGCCCAATTACGTGGGCTCGGTACGCATCATGCTGATCGGAAGCGCACAGAACAGCTACGCGTCCGTGGAAAAGACCGTGCCCGTTCGCCAGCCGCTCATGATCCTCACCACGGTGCCGCGCGTGGCGCGTCCGGGCGACAGGTTTTACGTGCCGGTCTCGGTGTTTGCCATGGACAAATCGGTTGACACCGCAACGGTCTCCATAAAGGTTTCCGGTCCGCTGTCCCTGGCCGGGCCCGCCATTGCCGGCTGCAGGTTTGGCCAGCCCGGCGAGACCGAAGTGTCGTTCCTGGTTGACGTGCTGGGACAGATCGGCGCGGGCAAGATCGTCGTGAACGCGACGGGCCGGGGACAATCCGCCTCCGACGAGGTGGACCTGCCCGTCACCTGCCCCAACCCGTATTACATCCAGGCCATTGACACGGTGGTGACAAAAGGGAAAAGCGTGACCATGACGCCGAAAAAATTCGGTATCGAGCCCACGAACCGCGCGCGCTTCAGCTTCACCCGGTTCCCGGACATCCAGATCGAGAAACGGTACAAGGACCTGATCCATTATCCGTACGGCTGCATCGAACAGACCACGTCGTCGGCGTTCCCGCAATTATTCATCGGGTCCCTGCTCGACCTCACGTCGGTGGAAAAGCAAATGGTCACCGACAACGTAAACGCGGCCATCAACAAGCTGTCGTCGTTCAGGATCGGAAACGGGTTCTCGTACTGGCCGCTGGGAAGCTGGTATGCCGGCGAATACGCCGATTGGTGCACGAGTTACGCCGGACACTTCCTCATCGAGGCGAGAAGCGCGGGCTACCACGTGCCCGACGACTTGTTCAACCACTGGCTGGACAACGCCGAGCGCGAGGCAAAGACCGTGAACAGCCGCGACCACCGCTACCAATGCTACCGGCTCTTTCTGCTCTCGCTCGCGGGCAGGCCCAACCAGGGCGCCATGAACCTGGTGCGCGAGAATTACCTCCGCGAGCTTGACCCGTTGTCCAAGAAGCTGCTCGCGGCCGCCTATTATCTTGCGGGCCAGAAGCCGGCCGCGGCCGAGGTTGACAAATTCATGGTCACGGAAATTTCCACCTACCGCGAGATGAGCGGCACGTACGGCTCGTCGCTGCGCGACATGGCTTTTGTCGCCTACCTCGATTATAAAATGGGCGACATGACAGGCGCGGCGCGCGTTTTGAGCTCCGTGGCAAAGTCGTTTTATCCGTGGGGATGGTATTCCACGCAGGAAACGTCGTTTTCGCTTCTCGCCATTTCCACCGTCTACGCCAAGTCGCCCATCACCGGCGGCGCCGTGCCGTTTACCGTGTCGGTGCGGGGCGGCAAGACCGAAAAACTGGTGATCAAGGCGTACCAGACCAAGCTCGACGCAAACGACCTCTGGGACAAGGAGGTCTCCATTTCCACCGAAAGCGACAACCCCATGTTCGTCACCCTGTTCGAGGAGGGCATCCCCATTGACAACAGGATAAAGACCGAGCAGAAGGGCATCGAGCTCACGCGCAACTTCTACGACGAGGACGGCGCGCCCATCACGATCGAGCAGATCAGGCAGGGCGACGGGTTCTGGGTGCGCTACCGCGTGCGCAGCACCACGCACGAGCGCCTGACCCAGCTCGCGCTGTCGAGCCTGTTCCCGTCGGGATGGGAGATCATCAACAACCGGCTCGAGGGCACCGAGCTGCCCGAGTGGGTGAACAACCTGAACGCGACCAACGGCACCTACATGGACATCCGCGACGACCGCGTGAACTGGTTCTTCGACCTCGGCTACAACAACGAGGCGAACTTCGTTGTCAAATGCAACCCCACGTTCAAGGGTGTTTACAAGCTGCCGCCGATCACGGTCGAGCCCATGTATTCGCCGGATTACTACGCGAGGATTGGCGGGGCGGAGGTGAGTGTAAAGTAA